In one window of Paraflavitalea soli DNA:
- a CDS encoding alpha/beta hydrolase — translation MKNILLVLCLAWWGGSLQAQTDSTPNSHSISRKYYVDTIQSASLNAKRKIKVYLPDDFKPTNKYPVIYVLDENWLFDPVVNDVVKLQDFSVIPPCIVVGINSPNRNYDLTPNLNTGAFTGWNKKFHDYLTQEVPAHIARKYSTPVFNILVGHSDGATFAQNAMTASPAAFRGVIGLSQNLFGDELEQYINYSQGNFTNNNYYFVASGTRDATSRLRSGRKLDSLFQLNSNPYLKVKHEVYAADHSGIAGMGLANGLGFVFSDYYQPNGWDRELADSLRKIHMDPTVLIQNTLDRINGIYGIDAKADRNAIMDLAFGIVTNKDQAKSYLAYMKEHLKIDDQFNSSAAQLYERISEYDIALEYWTNYLNDPASYKSNFFYFRRPIELIAYKMNKPEKAIAFAEEWEKLAPASVQLSFKFFIAKVASDKKVLKKKGKQNIDAFIKQYDATKTQYSMDDARKLQSLLE, via the coding sequence ATGAAAAATATACTCCTGGTCCTATGCCTCGCCTGGTGGGGCGGCAGCTTGCAGGCGCAAACGGACAGTACCCCGAACAGTCATTCCATTTCGCGCAAATATTATGTCGACACTATTCAATCCGCTTCCCTCAATGCCAAGCGGAAGATCAAGGTTTATCTGCCGGATGATTTTAAGCCCACCAATAAATACCCGGTCATTTATGTGCTGGATGAGAACTGGCTATTTGATCCTGTTGTGAATGATGTGGTAAAGCTGCAGGATTTCAGTGTTATTCCCCCCTGCATTGTGGTGGGCATCAACAGTCCGAACAGGAACTATGACCTGACACCTAATCTAAATACGGGAGCCTTCACGGGATGGAACAAAAAGTTCCATGATTACCTCACCCAAGAGGTGCCGGCACATATTGCCCGTAAGTATTCCACGCCGGTGTTCAACATCCTGGTGGGCCATTCGGATGGGGCTACATTTGCGCAGAATGCGATGACGGCCAGCCCGGCTGCTTTCCGGGGCGTGATCGGCCTTAGCCAGAACCTCTTCGGTGATGAACTGGAGCAATACATCAACTACAGCCAGGGGAATTTTACCAACAACAATTATTACTTCGTGGCTTCCGGTACGCGGGACGCTACTTCGCGACTGCGCTCGGGCAGGAAGCTCGATAGCTTGTTCCAGCTCAATAGCAACCCGTACCTGAAGGTAAAACACGAGGTATATGCAGCCGACCATAGCGGCATTGCAGGTATGGGGCTTGCCAATGGCCTTGGTTTTGTCTTCTCGGATTATTACCAGCCTAACGGATGGGACCGGGAGCTGGCAGACTCGCTGCGCAAGATCCATATGGACCCTACGGTGCTTATTCAAAATACCCTGGACCGGATCAACGGTATCTATGGCATCGATGCCAAAGCGGACAGAAACGCCATCATGGACCTGGCCTTCGGTATTGTGACCAATAAAGACCAGGCCAAAAGCTACCTGGCCTATATGAAGGAACACCTGAAGATCGATGACCAGTTTAATTCCAGTGCAGCGCAGTTGTATGAAAGGATCTCGGAGTACGATATAGCGCTTGAGTACTGGACCAACTACCTGAACGATCCGGCCTCCTATAAAAGTAATTTCTTTTACTTCCGGCGCCCGATCGAGCTAATAGCCTATAAAATGAACAAGCCGGAAAAGGCGATTGCCTTTGCGGAAGAATGGGAAAAACTGGCGCCGGCCAGCGTTCAGTTGTCCTTCAAGTTCTTTATTGCCAAAGTGGCCTCGGATAAAAAGGTGCTGAAGAAAAAAGGCAAACAAAACATCGATGCGTTTATCAAACAGTATGATGCCACGAAGACGCAATACAGCATGGATGATGCCCGTAAATTACAAAGCCTGTTGGAGTGA
- a CDS encoding response regulator, with protein sequence MLPPGFKILLVEDDPDDRFIIDEAFIAIGYEAEIKKFIDGDHLFQYLGQIESHQYPALIVLDSVLPRHDAVDILAILKKDPRYSGIRVIVYSTVISPQRKELLLAGGAYACIKKGATMEEVITVANALKAIAESDTGAGSGVTNQLI encoded by the coding sequence ATGTTGCCACCAGGTTTCAAAATATTACTGGTAGAAGATGATCCTGACGATCGTTTTATCATCGACGAGGCATTTATAGCTATCGGATACGAGGCGGAGATCAAAAAGTTTATCGATGGAGATCATCTTTTCCAATATCTCGGGCAGATCGAATCCCATCAGTACCCGGCCCTGATCGTATTAGACAGTGTGCTGCCCCGGCATGATGCGGTTGATATCCTGGCCATATTAAAAAAAGATCCGCGATACAGCGGCATCAGGGTGATCGTATATTCTACCGTAATATCGCCACAGCGAAAGGAGTTACTCCTGGCCGGGGGCGCTTATGCCTGTATCAAAAAAGGAGCTACCATGGAAGAAGTGATTACCGTAGCCAATGCATTGAAAGCCATTGCCGAATCTGACACCGGCGCCGGAAGCGGCGTCACCAACCAATTAATATGA
- a CDS encoding ATP-dependent nuclease encodes MKISALRITNFRSFGPITQTLKFNQKLNCFIGLNSSGKTAALDAIRKIFGSQTERLLSKEDFHVPADEGSLDPQEKALSIEIDLCFDEDDPASALFDTDFTLEVLGADPIVRILLEASWAPSVTTPEGEIDAQLYIVTQPSAAGEDNEKKPFPKYMHGVFQVIYIPALRKTADQLRYASGSILHRLLKTITLTDEFRVKVREQVEHLNDLFTGLDSFGAIQQTVQDNWEKFHSDKRFSDATMKFGTGEIDEMLKKLEIHFTPSPGRHRQFKIDDLGDGYRSLFYISMVCVLLQIERQLPQEEADQDNIRPLLTILLVEEPENHIAPQILGRVIKILQDITVQPGTMVLLSSHTPAIVKRLEPESIFHFRITDEDQTEVNDIELPDAQDEAYKYVKEAVQNFPEIYFARVVLIGEGDSEQVIFNHIMKAMDLDFDENLITFAPLGHRFVNHIWKLLTRLKVPYVTLLDLDMGRYMGGWGRVQYALRELISKGEVQDEVLIKRGAPLTDQELDEMHERNYSEQQMSNLEYWKCRLQSYDVFFVRNLDLDFLMLRNFPDYYKQLIPRNGGPRIPDRVEEEEEFKEYIENAVAATLKSKDYPTGLYDDDDRELMIWYNYHFLNRGKPVTHIQALSKIPGDIFEQNIPGIFVDIINRMKKKLGIV; translated from the coding sequence ATGAAAATTTCGGCTTTACGAATTACTAACTTTCGGTCATTCGGCCCTATTACCCAAACACTCAAATTTAATCAGAAACTTAATTGTTTCATTGGCCTTAATAGCTCCGGTAAAACAGCAGCATTGGATGCGATTCGGAAAATTTTCGGATCCCAAACAGAGCGACTGCTCAGCAAAGAAGATTTCCATGTACCAGCCGACGAAGGCTCCCTCGACCCGCAGGAAAAAGCCCTCTCCATTGAAATCGATCTTTGTTTTGATGAAGACGATCCAGCCTCTGCGCTATTTGATACCGACTTTACGCTTGAAGTGCTAGGCGCCGACCCCATTGTCCGTATTTTACTGGAAGCCTCTTGGGCACCATCAGTCACCACTCCAGAAGGAGAAATCGATGCACAACTCTACATTGTTACTCAGCCTTCTGCTGCTGGTGAAGACAATGAAAAAAAGCCATTTCCTAAATACATGCATGGGGTGTTTCAGGTAATCTATATCCCTGCCCTTCGTAAAACAGCTGACCAGCTCCGGTATGCTTCCGGCTCCATCCTACACCGACTACTGAAAACGATTACGCTCACAGACGAATTCCGGGTCAAAGTCCGTGAACAGGTGGAGCACCTCAATGATCTTTTCACCGGTCTTGATTCCTTTGGCGCTATCCAGCAGACGGTACAGGACAACTGGGAAAAATTCCATAGTGATAAGCGCTTCAGCGATGCGACGATGAAATTCGGAACAGGAGAAATCGATGAAATGTTAAAAAAACTCGAAATACATTTCACGCCTTCACCCGGTCGACACCGGCAATTTAAAATAGACGATCTCGGTGATGGCTATCGCTCTTTGTTTTACATCAGCATGGTATGTGTGCTGCTACAGATCGAGCGCCAACTGCCGCAGGAGGAAGCCGACCAAGACAATATTCGTCCGCTGCTTACGATCCTGTTGGTGGAAGAGCCGGAAAACCATATTGCACCACAGATACTTGGTAGGGTGATAAAAATCCTTCAGGACATTACAGTGCAGCCGGGCACGATGGTTTTGCTTTCCTCACATACACCGGCCATTGTAAAAAGGCTTGAGCCGGAGTCCATTTTTCATTTCCGGATCACCGATGAGGATCAAACAGAGGTCAACGACATTGAGTTACCCGATGCGCAAGATGAGGCCTATAAATATGTGAAGGAAGCGGTACAAAATTTCCCTGAAATATATTTTGCCCGTGTGGTACTTATCGGTGAAGGCGATAGTGAACAGGTCATATTCAATCATATTATGAAGGCGATGGATTTGGACTTCGATGAAAACCTGATCACCTTTGCCCCCTTGGGACACCGATTTGTAAACCATATCTGGAAGTTACTCACACGCTTGAAAGTTCCCTATGTAACACTGCTGGACCTGGATATGGGTAGGTATATGGGCGGATGGGGAAGAGTGCAATATGCGCTACGGGAATTAATCAGCAAAGGCGAAGTCCAGGATGAAGTACTAATTAAAAGAGGCGCCCCGCTTACCGACCAAGAGCTAGATGAGATGCATGAACGTAATTATTCAGAACAACAAATGAGTAACTTGGAATATTGGAAATGTCGGCTTCAGTCATACGACGTATTTTTTGTGCGTAACCTTGATCTAGACTTCTTAATGCTGCGAAACTTCCCAGATTACTATAAACAATTGATTCCCCGAAACGGTGGCCCGAGGATACCTGATCGCGTTGAGGAAGAAGAGGAATTTAAAGAGTACATTGAAAATGCCGTTGCAGCTACTTTAAAAAGCAAAGACTATCCGACAGGGCTTTACGACGACGACGATCGGGAGTTAATGATCTGGTACAATTATCATTTTCTCAACCGTGGGAAACCGGTTACTCACATTCAAGCCCTTTCGAAAATTCCTGGTGATATCTTCGAACAGAATATACCTGGCATCTTTGTCGATATCATTAATCGTATGAAGAAAAAACTGGGTATCGTATGA
- a CDS encoding FAD-binding protein: protein MATNQAHKPIENTPEHTAPPQPLHNWAGNITFSTGHIVYPDSVEQVQALVQQSPSLRVLGSGHSFNPIADSPHILLSTNKLNKVLSLDEAALTVTVEGGITYGALCPWLDAKGFALHNLASLPHISVAGSVATATHGSGVTNGNLATAVTALEMVLADGSIRRLSKEQDADQLAAAVVGLGALGVVTQLTLRVQPRFHMQQYVYEHLPLAQLTQHFHQVMAAGYSVSLFTDWQQDSINEVWIKTMAGEGHGFSQMPLFFGATAARHKLHPIAGVAAENCTDQLGLPGPWYERLPHFKMGFMPSNGEELQSEYFVPAHHAVEALQALAALGKQTGPHLLISEIRSIAADELWLSPSYQQDTIAFHFTWKQHIPEVMQLLPLIEGALAPFRARPHWGKLFTIPPAVLEERYEKWAAFKQMATQLDPRGKFRNPFLEQQVFGMPAASQG from the coding sequence ATGGCAACAAATCAGGCACACAAGCCAATAGAAAATACACCGGAGCATACAGCCCCACCTCAACCACTGCACAACTGGGCAGGCAATATCACTTTCAGCACCGGCCATATAGTGTATCCCGACTCCGTAGAACAGGTACAGGCATTGGTACAGCAGTCCCCCTCACTGCGGGTGCTGGGTTCCGGCCATTCCTTCAACCCCATTGCCGACAGTCCCCATATCCTGCTGTCTACGAATAAGCTCAATAAGGTATTATCTCTCGATGAAGCGGCGCTGACTGTCACCGTGGAAGGGGGCATTACCTATGGGGCCTTGTGCCCCTGGCTCGATGCCAAAGGATTTGCCTTGCACAACCTGGCTTCCCTGCCGCATATCTCCGTGGCAGGCTCCGTGGCCACCGCCACCCATGGCTCAGGCGTGACTAATGGCAATCTTGCAACAGCCGTCACGGCCCTGGAAATGGTGCTGGCAGATGGTAGTATCCGTCGGTTATCGAAAGAGCAGGACGCGGATCAACTCGCAGCCGCCGTAGTGGGCCTCGGTGCCCTGGGAGTGGTCACCCAACTCACCCTGCGCGTACAGCCACGCTTTCACATGCAGCAATATGTATACGAACACCTGCCGCTGGCGCAGCTCACCCAACATTTCCACCAGGTCATGGCCGCAGGGTATAGTGTAAGCCTGTTTACCGATTGGCAACAGGACAGTATCAACGAAGTATGGATAAAAACGATGGCAGGGGAGGGGCACGGCTTTTCACAAATGCCCCTTTTCTTTGGTGCCACAGCGGCCCGGCACAAGCTGCATCCCATCGCCGGAGTAGCTGCCGAAAATTGTACCGACCAGTTGGGCCTGCCAGGGCCCTGGTACGAGCGCCTGCCGCATTTTAAAATGGGCTTTATGCCCAGCAATGGCGAAGAGCTGCAGTCCGAATATTTTGTGCCTGCGCACCACGCCGTAGAAGCATTGCAGGCCCTCGCTGCCCTGGGCAAACAGACCGGACCGCATTTGCTGATCTCCGAGATCCGCAGCATCGCCGCCGATGAGCTGTGGCTTAGTCCCAGCTACCAGCAGGATACCATCGCCTTTCACTTCACCTGGAAGCAGCACATCCCTGAAGTGATGCAGCTATTGCCCCTGATCGAAGGGGCGCTGGCCCCCTTCCGGGCGCGGCCGCATTGGGGTAAGCTCTTTACTATCCCGCCAGCCGTATTGGAAGAGCGCTACGAAAAATGGGCGGCATTCAAACAAATGGCCACCCAATTGGATCCCCGGGGCAAATTCCGCAACCCGTTTTTGGAACAGCAGGTATTTGGTATGCCTGCAGCCAGCCAGGGTTGA
- a CDS encoding DUF6266 family protein: MGRIRKGVLGGFSGTVGTVVGSNWKGIEYMRSLPTIKKKRISSQKQLQQQARFAVANRFIRSMSDLYMLTYDDPAANETGVNSALSDVLKRAVVGTYPSFSILYNLVYVSRGSLHNASTANATAEAGAVIRFNWVNTEGSIGKESPNDRVILVAYSSEFNRAVYRKGALRSALTDTLSVPGFVGESLHTWITFLSEDEQDYADSLYTGQIDIQV, from the coding sequence ATGGGAAGGATTCGAAAGGGTGTCCTGGGCGGCTTCTCCGGAACCGTAGGCACCGTGGTCGGCAGCAACTGGAAAGGCATCGAATACATGCGCAGTTTGCCTACCATCAAAAAGAAAAGGATCAGTAGTCAAAAACAATTGCAGCAACAGGCACGATTTGCGGTAGCCAACAGGTTTATCCGCAGCATGTCGGATCTGTATATGTTGACTTACGATGATCCCGCCGCTAATGAGACGGGGGTAAACTCGGCGCTTTCAGACGTACTCAAAAGAGCAGTCGTTGGCACTTATCCTTCGTTCAGTATCCTGTACAACCTGGTGTATGTGAGCAGGGGAAGCCTGCACAATGCTTCGACGGCCAATGCTACAGCAGAAGCCGGTGCCGTTATACGGTTTAACTGGGTCAATACAGAAGGGAGTATCGGTAAAGAGTCGCCTAACGATCGGGTGATCCTTGTTGCCTACTCTTCTGAGTTCAACCGTGCAGTATACCGGAAAGGAGCATTGCGTAGCGCCCTGACCGATACACTGTCGGTACCCGGGTTCGTTGGAGAATCGTTGCATACCTGGATCACCTTCCTTTCGGAAGATGAACAGGATTATGCCGATAGTCTCTATACCGGACAGATAGACATACAAGTGTAG
- a CDS encoding UvrD-helicase domain-containing protein gives MKKYIREEDWVPADNMHMERAAHNAIRETGNSLIVAGPGSGKTELLAQKATFLLQTGRCPWPKKILAISFKVDAANNLRDRVQMRCGQALARRFDSMTFDAFSKSIFDRYRRGLPEGFKVQQYNVNLKMKQAIEAAFLSVDEEFARTANVGNQEKYLTARQFPLSPNDQSIAVLGDVWRHMLRQPNPDLNFQMIMRLTDYILMVNPKVKAILQQTYSHIFLDEFQDTTDIQYDFLKTCFLNSPANFTAVGDDKQTIMGWAGAKEKIFETYSNDTKARPFPLTMNWRSAPRLIRFQNYLVDQLLKKPAIAVPSDLWGDIEGEVRMCFFPDHNRERQYLLDQISGWLKNGQLAPRNICILVKQKTEYYSPALIELFSKHGIKARDETELQDLLTEPFPVFIADALELVFSSRSATAWDNVFRFLVFINQSYEDDQMLSLRRKTITFFKNARNNFNNGRLNSAGFNLLIGEIAKYANIKKVKDNYPQYKDGKWLRKIMEAMTTYLLKQYTLTGNMLTALDALRGADTIPIMTIHKSKGLEFHTVIFVGLEDSAFWSYQTSTTPDNNTFFVALSRAKERVLFTFCQTRPLPTRGGGTQYANGIQQIHQLINNFSEIDIHNEIS, from the coding sequence ATGAAAAAATACATTCGCGAAGAGGACTGGGTTCCAGCCGATAACATGCACATGGAGAGGGCAGCCCATAATGCTATACGTGAAACCGGGAATTCATTGATTGTTGCAGGTCCTGGATCGGGGAAAACCGAACTTCTGGCTCAGAAAGCTACTTTCCTACTACAAACTGGCCGCTGTCCATGGCCTAAAAAAATTCTTGCGATCAGCTTCAAGGTAGATGCTGCCAATAATTTGCGCGATAGAGTGCAAATGCGTTGTGGGCAGGCACTGGCCAGGCGCTTTGATTCCATGACATTCGATGCATTTTCCAAATCTATTTTTGATCGCTACCGCCGCGGACTGCCTGAGGGCTTTAAAGTGCAACAATACAATGTTAACCTCAAAATGAAACAAGCCATTGAAGCGGCATTTCTCAGCGTGGACGAGGAATTTGCCAGGACCGCTAACGTGGGCAATCAGGAAAAATACCTTACAGCTCGGCAATTCCCGTTGTCCCCCAACGATCAAAGCATTGCTGTGCTAGGAGACGTTTGGCGGCACATGCTCCGACAACCCAACCCTGATCTGAATTTTCAGATGATAATGCGCCTGACCGACTATATCCTAATGGTCAATCCAAAGGTGAAAGCCATCCTGCAGCAGACCTATTCGCATATATTCCTCGATGAATTTCAGGACACCACCGACATCCAATACGATTTTTTAAAAACCTGTTTTCTCAATAGCCCGGCTAATTTCACGGCGGTGGGCGATGATAAGCAAACCATTATGGGATGGGCCGGTGCAAAAGAGAAAATCTTTGAAACATATTCCAACGATACAAAGGCCAGGCCTTTTCCGCTAACGATGAACTGGCGCTCCGCACCCCGGCTGATTCGTTTCCAAAATTACTTAGTTGATCAGTTGTTGAAGAAACCGGCAATAGCCGTGCCCTCCGACCTATGGGGAGATATTGAAGGAGAAGTTCGCATGTGCTTTTTCCCAGATCACAACAGAGAACGCCAATACCTACTTGACCAAATTTCCGGCTGGCTGAAGAATGGACAATTGGCACCACGAAATATTTGTATATTGGTAAAGCAAAAAACCGAGTATTACTCGCCAGCATTAATTGAGCTATTTTCGAAACATGGGATCAAAGCCAGAGATGAAACCGAACTGCAGGATTTGCTGACAGAACCCTTCCCAGTGTTTATTGCAGATGCGCTCGAACTTGTCTTTTCTTCACGGTCAGCAACTGCTTGGGATAATGTTTTTCGTTTTCTTGTATTCATCAATCAGAGCTATGAAGACGACCAGATGCTTTCTTTGAGGCGCAAAACCATCACATTCTTCAAAAACGCCCGAAACAACTTTAATAATGGACGATTAAATTCAGCCGGTTTCAATTTACTGATAGGTGAAATTGCCAAATATGCTAACATAAAAAAGGTAAAGGATAACTATCCCCAATACAAAGATGGGAAATGGCTCAGAAAGATTATGGAAGCTATGACTACATATTTGCTGAAGCAATATACATTGACAGGCAATATGCTTACAGCTCTCGACGCCTTGCGGGGTGCAGATACTATTCCCATTATGACCATACATAAAAGTAAGGGCCTTGAATTTCACACAGTAATTTTCGTAGGATTAGAGGACTCGGCATTCTGGTCATACCAAACTAGTACAACGCCTGATAATA
- a CDS encoding SRPBCC family protein, which yields MSNNTVTLHRVLKASPEKVYRAFTDAAAIASWLPPYGFTCTVHEMKVEKGGGYKMSFQNFSTGNGHSFGGTYVELKPNELLKYTDKFDDPNLPGEMLTTVSLRQTIAGTEINITQAGIPAAIPVEFCYLGWQESLEKLARLVEPVIPDA from the coding sequence ATGTCAAACAACACTGTAACATTACACCGCGTACTTAAAGCAAGTCCTGAAAAAGTATACCGCGCCTTCACCGATGCGGCAGCGATCGCTTCCTGGTTACCTCCTTATGGATTTACCTGCACAGTACACGAGATGAAGGTGGAGAAAGGCGGCGGCTATAAGATGTCGTTCCAGAATTTCTCTACCGGCAACGGTCATTCCTTCGGCGGCACTTATGTAGAACTCAAGCCCAATGAATTGTTGAAATACACGGATAAATTTGATGATCCCAACCTGCCCGGAGAAATGCTGACCACGGTGTCACTGCGGCAAACCATTGCGGGTACGGAGATCAATATTACACAGGCGGGCATTCCGGCTGCTATACCTGTAGAGTTTTGTTATTTAGGCTGGCAGGAATCGCTGGAAAAACTGGCCAGGCTGGTAGAGCCGGTGATACCGGATGCATAA
- a CDS encoding RNA polymerase sigma factor: MTVKQFEQYYLTCRVNFFRYTRQFVKDEKAAQDIVSNAFEHCWKVKEKFDTQAAMQKYLYAICRSRSYNFLKYGSGFKNKKELIVKDLEALAQVVSADDEVTRNTMINEHLEEMHKALQQLPDQKRSIIQLAFLEELSNDEVASQLGITPLHVRVAKSKALAQLRNLLQNKILLDACALILLS; this comes from the coding sequence TTGACAGTTAAGCAATTTGAACAGTATTATTTGACCTGCAGGGTTAATTTCTTCCGGTATACCCGCCAGTTTGTAAAAGATGAGAAAGCCGCACAGGACATTGTAAGTAATGCCTTTGAACATTGCTGGAAGGTGAAGGAAAAGTTTGATACGCAGGCAGCTATGCAAAAGTACCTCTATGCCATATGCCGCAGCAGGTCCTATAACTTCCTTAAATACGGCAGTGGATTTAAGAATAAAAAAGAACTGATCGTAAAAGACCTGGAGGCCCTGGCGCAAGTCGTGAGCGCCGACGACGAGGTGACGCGCAATACCATGATCAACGAACACCTGGAGGAAATGCACAAGGCGCTGCAACAGCTGCCCGATCAAAAACGCTCCATCATCCAACTGGCTTTTTTAGAGGAATTATCAAATGACGAGGTAGCCAGTCAGCTGGGTATTACGCCCCTGCATGTGAGGGTTGCTAAATCGAAAGCATTAGCTCAGTTACGCAACCTCCTGCAAAATAAAATACTGCTGGATGCCTGCGCCCTCATTTTACTCTCTTAG
- a CDS encoding response regulator, translating into MTKGPIIIVDDDHDDRDLYAEIIHNIGIPNEIRFFGDGLPALEYLLATTEQPFIILCDINMPRMNGLEFKGRIQDNPYLREKGIPFVFISTHSDKKVVRMAHLLSVQGYFEKPTSMNVIRTMLTCIFDYWERCKHINNT; encoded by the coding sequence ATGACCAAAGGACCTATCATTATAGTGGATGATGATCACGACGACCGCGATCTATATGCTGAGATCATCCATAACATTGGAATTCCCAATGAGATACGCTTTTTCGGAGATGGCCTTCCCGCTCTGGAGTATTTGTTGGCTACGACTGAGCAGCCATTCATCATCCTCTGCGATATCAATATGCCGCGTATGAATGGCCTGGAGTTCAAAGGGCGTATTCAGGACAATCCCTACCTCCGCGAGAAAGGTATTCCCTTTGTGTTCATATCTACCCATTCTGATAAGAAAGTGGTGCGCATGGCCCACCTGTTAAGTGTTCAGGGTTATTTTGAAAAACCCACTTCCATGAATGTTATCCGCACCATGCTTACCTGCATCTTCGATTATTGGGAACGCTGTAAACACATCAACAATACCTGA
- a CDS encoding nuclear transport factor 2 family protein, whose amino-acid sequence MQSNNIAILEKANAAVAKGDNEGFLNCCTEDTEWTFVGDKTLRGKEAVRQYMATTYLEPPKFMVERLIDGGEYVTALGKISMKDQQGKMVDYSYCDVWQFRDGKMAALKAFVIEEPKESGPGKE is encoded by the coding sequence ATGCAGTCAAACAATATCGCCATACTCGAAAAGGCCAATGCAGCTGTTGCAAAAGGCGACAATGAAGGATTTTTGAATTGTTGCACCGAGGATACCGAATGGACATTTGTGGGCGACAAGACACTGCGGGGTAAGGAAGCCGTTCGGCAATACATGGCTACGACCTACCTGGAGCCGCCAAAGTTCATGGTCGAAAGATTGATCGACGGAGGGGAGTATGTTACCGCGCTTGGCAAGATCAGTATGAAGGACCAGCAGGGGAAAATGGTGGACTATTCCTATTGCGATGTCTGGCAATTTCGCGATGGCAAGATGGCTGCATTAAAGGCGTTTGTTATTGAGGAGCCTAAGGAGTCCGGACCAGGTAAAGAGTAG
- a CDS encoding DUF6922 domain-containing protein, giving the protein MALLQTYYAIEKELQKDQTDAPDLSMLRKALFWDTDIKQINWKKQYKAVIQRVFERGNKAEKEEITRYYGDVIVKAALHK; this is encoded by the coding sequence TTGGCACTCCTGCAGACCTACTATGCAATCGAAAAAGAACTGCAGAAAGATCAAACTGATGCACCCGATCTTTCCATGTTGCGAAAGGCACTGTTTTGGGATACAGATATTAAACAGATCAATTGGAAGAAGCAATATAAGGCAGTAATCCAACGCGTATTTGAACGTGGGAATAAAGCCGAAAAAGAAGAAATTACCCGCTATTATGGTGACGTGATCGTCAAGGCCGCGCTTCACAAGTAG
- a CDS encoding chromate resistance protein, producing the protein MAYNHPNDYELLEKGMLIYDALYSWAKHLQKEKHTQQPFEHLLLEVLNRRQTAVIISPYRYLPGLAMSSLPR; encoded by the coding sequence ATGGCTTATAATCACCCAAACGACTATGAGTTACTGGAGAAAGGCATGCTGATCTATGATGCGCTGTATAGCTGGGCGAAACACCTGCAAAAGGAGAAGCATACGCAACAACCTTTTGAACACCTGCTGCTGGAGGTATTAAATAGAAGACAAACAGCAGTTATTATATCGCCTTACCGGTACCTGCCAGGTTTGGCAATGAGCAGCCTGCCTCGGTAA